A stretch of DNA from Candidatus Zixiibacteriota bacterium:
TGAAAACTGCCTTGAGGTTGATGCTGTAAGCCATTGAAGCATAAGTGCCACTGAATATTGACTCTGGTAAACTGAATTGACTTGCCTAACGATCAGATATGTCTTAGACTCCGTCAGAGGCATTGATCAGGAGTAATGATGAAGTACGAATTGAAGCGAATCAGAGTGTGGAGTGCGATTAAAGTCGGTTTCTTCATATGGGGACTGATCGGCTTTCTCGGTGGGCTGTATATGGCAATGATGATGCCATTCGTGATGCAGTTCATGGAGTCCTTTGGTCCGATGCCGGATGGGATGGGCTCTGTTGGACCCCTCGCCCTCATATTCCTGCCAATTCTCTATTCTCTTATGGCGGCTGTCATGGGCACAGTCATCACCGCAATTGTTGCGGGATTCTACAACCTGATAAGCAGCCTGCTCGGCGGGATTGAAGTCAGCCTTGAAAGTGAGATGCTGCATCCGCTGAACATCGGCGACAAACCGCTTCCGCCGGCAAAAGAGAGCGGCAACTACACGATTTGAGGAACAACGATGGGACTTGACGATGTCAGGGTCAGAATAGCGCCATCTCCGACCGGTTACTTCCATGTTGGAACCGCTCGGACGGCCATATACAATTGGCTGTTCGCGAAGAAACATGGCGGGAAATTCCTGCTCAGAATCGAGGACACCGACCTGGACCGCTCCAGACAGGAGTATGTCGATATCATTCTGGACGGCCTCAGGTGGATGGGACTTTCGTGGGATGAGGAGATAGTATACCAGTCTGAGCGGATGGAGACATATAGTCCACATGCAGAGAGGCTTCTGACCGAGGGTAAAGCTTACCGCTGCTTCTGTTCGCCGGAAGAGCTCACCGCGGAACGTGAATACGCGCAGAAGAATAAGCTGCCCTATAAATACAGCCGAAAATGCAGAAGTCTGTCGCCCGATGAGATCGAGAAGAATCTTTCCGATGGACGCAAGTTCACTGTCCGGCTAAAACTCCCCGTCGAGGGGACTGCTTCGTTCGAGGATGCAATCGCC
This window harbors:
- a CDS encoding DUF3566 domain-containing protein, translated to MKYELKRIRVWSAIKVGFFIWGLIGFLGGLYMAMMMPFVMQFMESFGPMPDGMGSVGPLALIFLPILYSLMAAVMGTVITAIVAGFYNLISSLLGGIEVSLESEMLHPLNIGDKPLPPAKESGNYTI